One segment of Cetobacterium sp. NK01 DNA contains the following:
- a CDS encoding IS6 family transposase → MYINNISCPRCFSKNLYRFGKNNLGHQKYQCKECARQFSANSKLGDNRRSYPKCPICNSGTYLHHDYLYYSRFKCNSRKCNHIHIAVKKTSNFDSISSEFKSKTINIKRLRTNINVVIDALYMYFVHSATTRAISQYLLDRKNIKISHVSIYKWIKGFAGIFKDIVSKHTPQDLNLSDEWHVDETVIKIKGKRYYIWTLIDSETRYVIDWYLTTSREATSAFHLFDKVKKRFGAPKSIVSDRLPSYNIPTKIVFSESKHIKVQSWYDEVTNNLIETFFKRFKHKYRTTHGLKCETSVNALLEGFFFFYNYITPHKGLSNLTPAKVAGVEYSEVSRKNLLLF, encoded by the coding sequence ATGTATATTAATAATATCTCTTGTCCTCGTTGTTTCTCTAAAAACCTTTATCGTTTTGGTAAAAATAATCTTGGACATCAAAAATACCAATGCAAAGAATGCGCTAGACAATTCTCTGCTAATTCTAAACTCGGTGATAATAGGCGTTCATATCCTAAATGTCCTATTTGTAATTCAGGAACATATTTGCATCATGATTATCTTTACTATTCTAGGTTTAAATGCAATTCCAGAAAGTGTAATCATATTCATATTGCAGTAAAAAAGACTTCTAATTTTGATAGTATTTCTTCTGAATTTAAATCTAAAACAATTAATATCAAAAGACTTCGAACAAATATCAATGTTGTCATTGATGCTTTGTATATGTATTTTGTTCATTCAGCTACCACAAGAGCTATTTCACAATACCTTTTAGATCGTAAAAATATTAAAATCTCTCATGTCTCCATTTACAAATGGATCAAAGGTTTTGCAGGCATATTTAAAGATATTGTTTCTAAACATACTCCGCAAGATTTAAATCTATCTGATGAGTGGCACGTTGATGAAACTGTAATTAAAATCAAAGGTAAAAGATATTACATCTGGACTTTAATTGACTCTGAAACTAGATACGTTATTGATTGGTACCTTACAACTTCAAGAGAAGCAACCTCTGCTTTCCACCTGTTTGATAAGGTTAAAAAGCGATTTGGAGCACCTAAATCAATAGTATCTGATAGATTACCTAGCTACAATATTCCAACAAAAATAGTATTCTCAGAATCTAAACATATTAAAGTTCAATCATGGTATGACGAAGTAACTAACAACCTAATTGAAACCTTTTTTAAAAGATTCAAACATAAATATAGAACAACCCACGGTTTAAAGTGCGAAACAAGTGTAAACGCACTATTAGAAGGCTTCTTTTTCTTCTACAACTACATTACACCGCATAAAGGATTGAGTAACCTTACTCCTGCCAAAGTTGCTGGCGTAGAATATAGCGAAGTCAGCAGAAAAAATCTACTGCTATTTTAA
- the dut gene encoding dUTP diphosphatase yields the protein MKKVTVKLVLENGIELPKYMTEGAAGMDVKANISEPLILKTLERKLVPTGIKMEIPYGYEVQVRPRSGLALKHGVTLVNAPGTIDSDYRGEVGIILINLSNEEFVVNPGERIGQLVLQKVYKMEFEEVEELSTTVRAEGGFGHTGK from the coding sequence ATGAAAAAAGTAACAGTGAAATTAGTATTAGAAAATGGAATAGAATTACCTAAATATATGACAGAAGGAGCGGCTGGAATGGATGTTAAAGCAAATATTTCAGAGCCACTTATTTTAAAAACATTAGAAAGAAAATTAGTTCCTACAGGAATTAAAATGGAAATTCCATATGGATATGAAGTTCAAGTTAGACCAAGAAGTGGACTTGCTTTAAAGCATGGAGTAACACTAGTAAATGCACCAGGAACAATTGATTCAGATTATAGAGGGGAAGTTGGAATAATATTAATAAATCTAAGTAATGAGGAGTTTGTTGTAAATCCTGGAGAGAGAATAGGTCAATTAGTTCTTCAAAAAGTTTATAAAATGGAATTTGAAGAAGTTGAGGAACTATCAACAACTGTAAGAGCTGAAGGTGGATTTGGGCATACAGGGAAATAG
- the rodA gene encoding rod shape-determining protein RodA, giving the protein MGKNHDLVVTIKRIKKMKNMILYIALCIVLISLLTVYSATIHKGTSFFYKEIAWIGLGVLTYFIFSFIDYKVYGKYYKVIYLINVILLLLVFIIGDKRLGAQRWIDLGFITIQPSEFSKLFIVLTFAEVLATKYNHKFSGLKSVLSTSIHVLPIFLLIAAQPDLGTSLVIIFLYLILIFINGIDWKTIIILAIVGLSMAPIGYFFLLKDYQRERVLTFLNPEADLLGSGWNVTQSMIAVGSGGIFGKGFLQGTQSKLRFLPESHTDFIAAVFLEERGLVGGCVLLVLYMLLLWGILRIGDKAEGYGKLICYGISAIFFFHIVINIGMVMGVMPVTGLPLLLMSYGGTSFLFAFAMLGIVQSINVYRE; this is encoded by the coding sequence ATGGGAAAAAATCATGATTTGGTAGTTACTATAAAAAGAATAAAAAAGATGAAAAATATGATTTTATATATTGCTTTGTGCATTGTTTTAATAAGTTTATTAACTGTTTATAGTGCCACAATACATAAAGGAACATCTTTTTTTTATAAAGAGATTGCATGGATAGGATTAGGAGTTTTAACATATTTTATATTTTCTTTTATAGATTATAAAGTATATGGAAAATACTATAAAGTGATATACTTGATAAATGTAATTTTATTACTTTTGGTATTTATAATAGGGGATAAAAGACTAGGAGCTCAGAGATGGATTGATTTAGGATTTATAACAATTCAGCCATCAGAATTTTCAAAGTTATTTATAGTCTTAACTTTTGCAGAAGTTTTAGCTACAAAATATAACCATAAATTTTCAGGATTAAAAAGTGTTTTATCCACAAGTATCCATGTTTTACCAATATTTTTATTAATAGCTGCACAACCAGACTTAGGAACATCTTTAGTTATAATATTTTTATATTTAATTTTAATATTTATAAATGGAATTGATTGGAAAACTATAATAATCTTAGCAATTGTTGGGTTATCAATGGCACCAATTGGATACTTTTTTTTATTGAAAGATTATCAAAGAGAAAGAGTATTAACATTTTTAAATCCAGAAGCTGATTTATTAGGAAGTGGTTGGAATGTAACTCAATCGATGATAGCAGTAGGATCTGGTGGAATTTTTGGAAAAGGTTTTTTACAAGGAACTCAAAGTAAGTTAAGATTTTTGCCAGAATCACATACAGATTTTATAGCAGCAGTATTTTTAGAAGAGAGAGGATTAGTTGGAGGATGTGTTTTATTAGTACTTTATATGTTGCTTTTATGGGGAATATTAAGAATAGGAGATAAAGCTGAAGGTTATGGAAAATTAATATGTTATGGAATATCAGCTATTTTTTTCTTTCATATAGTTATAAACATTGGTATGGTAATGGGAGTAATGCCTGTAACAGGATTACCTCTTCTTTTAATGAGTTATGGAGGAACTTCTTTTTTGTTTGCCTTTGCAATGTTAGGAATTGTCCAAAGTATAAATG